One Papaver somniferum cultivar HN1 unplaced genomic scaffold, ASM357369v1 unplaced-scaffold_135, whole genome shotgun sequence genomic window, CCATCGTTGTCTTGTATCAATGTCCCTATAAAGTCCTTGATGGGTGCAAAAATGGCGTTGGTGGTAAGGGTTTATCGAAGGTCTCCTTGTTTAATCATTTGAAGAACGTACATTATAAAAAGTAGGGAGGAATTAAAAGGTGTCGTGAGAGATTGCGTAGTAACTATGATGTTTAGCAGGCTGGGGAATCTACGTTGATGCATTTAGAGGTTTaaatgtgtactcacaatatgcACATTTATGGCTGGGGAAGAAATGCATGCACCAGGAAATGGGAGTTCCTGCACCATCTTCCGTTTTAGTATATGGCATTACAGCTCCAGTTAGCAATATTTTCATTATTCATGTTGTCGAGACCGATGTAGTTGTACCAACTTTGGGGATAGAGATATTGAACACGGTGTTTCTATCTCAAATTCCTATCATCTCAAGTATCCAAGCATCTCAAGTATCCAAGCAAAGTGCAAATTGCACTTTGCACGTACTTTCTGGTCTGTGCTGCAGAAGGTGATAACCTTGGGTAGTGAGTTGGCCTCATGGATTCAACTCCTCCTTTTTCGTGTATGCACTACGGGAACTACCTTCATGTTTCCTACGGGAACTACCTTCATGTTTCTCTTTGCAGTCAAGAGGAAACAGGTAGTTCCCATAGGAAGCTGCAGATTAAATTCATTAATCTGGCACTATGCCAATGGCTTGAACCCAATGGTTGCACGATGATGGTTAAAGTTGTTctagaagaacatgaagataTGAAAGATCTACTTGAGAAGTTGTTCCATTAAAATTCTAAGCATGTGGATAAGGAGGCTGCTAATCGGAGGTTATGTAGGGGCAAGCTCGGGAGTGGTTTTATATGCGGCTGCAGTTCGTACACTTACCTCTGGTGGAGTTGCATCCAATAATAAAGACACCATGGATGAACTGCATGCAAACACCCCTCGGCTTCCTTGCCCACAATCCCATCTACTCCACCTTCGCAGGGTACTATGATATCCTCAACCGAGATGGTTTTTAGTACATTAACACTACAAAAATGATAGGAAAATCTGACGGATCTTTTGGGACTTCCGTCACAAAAACCGGTCAAATGTGACACCAACTATAATTGTCACTACTGCCTAGTTCTTTTGTGACGGCAAATTGGAGGGAAACTGTTGTCACCGGAAAAATATGCCGTCACAAACGATTGTGCCTATTTCCCTCTATTTGACTGGTCAAAGTATGCTGTCACAAATGCGTGATTATGCCGTCACGAGTGAATTGCCGCGAAAAAAGATTGGTATGGGCGGGACATCTTTCCCTTTAGTGCCAATTTTCTTTGGGCAACCACTTGTTCGGTGCCCTCATTCTCTCGGGTAACAAAAACAGATCTCCATCTCCTTAGTTTCTCAGTCTTCATTTTCCCCAACTTTTTTCAGGGGAACTTCAAATCCTCACACGATTTTGTTCTTAATTTCGATTTCCTCCTCAAATGAATTTTCGAAGGCTGATTTCATCGATTCTAACTGAAGGCTGATTTCTTCAATTTCGTGTGATTTCCTTGAATTCGTTGATACGTTCTCCTCTTATTTATGTTTGTCCACTATTGATTTCGATTTCTATCTTAAGTTGTGATTGATGTTTGTTTCGTAACTATTACTCAAAGTGTTCTTCATCAATAGCGAATTACTAGAGTTAAGTTTACTAATCTGTAGATCTCGTCTAGATTGTGTGAAGTTAAGGTTTTAGAAGCGTTCATCTCCTGCGATAATCAACTCAGAGCGACAAGATCCAGTCTAGATTATTTAGGTCATGTATTTTGATCGATCGGGTGCTTGGTTTATGGTACTATTAGCATCGGAAATTTTGGTTGTAGGTCATGTAAGTTCCattcgattttgatttttttttttctttcaatttatgtTCGTTTCATTTTGTTGTTCAATTTATGTTCTGTTGTTTAAATTTGTTGTtgtgattttggttttggttttggttttggttttaggTCTGTAGTCTACCATTTGTTTGAATATTTGAGCAGAGAGCTTACATGCAGTTGAAAATAGGATATCAGTTGAAAAGTCTTATAGATtttgtcataatttttgtaaGCCTTTAATATTTGATGGATGGATGTCGTATGTAGCTGTTGTTTGCGTGTAAGCTGGGGCTTGGTAAGTCAGAACtcaagtctatgaaatgtctacactattattttcattttcattttgggGTTCAGTCTCTACCATTCTTTTCATGATACAGATTACACCACACACAAATCTAAGGCTCAACTGCTCCAGCTAGGTTGCTTGCTTATCACATGCCATGTACTAATTTGGAACAATTTTGATGAATTGGTGATTTAAATCAATTCACTTGTCACTCAGATGAATTGGTGATTTAAATCAATGGTGATTCTGCCGTTATTTGCTTCTAGCTGAAACTCCTTGGTTGTGTCGTATATGATAATTTGTTTTGACTCATTCCTATCATCTAGGCCTTAAGTAGAAGAATCTATTAAGCTTTTGTCCGACCAACCATTTTTTTAAAGCCTTCAGTAGAAAAATTTGTATGTTTTTCACTTGTACTATTGTGTAAgtgctatgtttttttttttgtgctgtATCTAATATGCGTTCACGATAGAGGAAAATGGAGGCGCTAAGAAAGAAAGCAGAAGAAAATGGTGTCGTAGAATCACTTCAGCAACTAGATGGTGATAGTTATTCCCAAACTATTGGACCTGACAAACGAGGACGATATCGCGGTGTTGGGAACTGCATCAAACCCAAGAAAAGATCCAGGGGAGAATGTTCAAGTACCAGCAACACTGATGACATGATTAAGGATTTACAAGAACATATTGTGGTCATAGATCAGGATCGTGAAGAATTGCGAAAGGTGAATGAGGGCTTGATAAAGAGCAGCGAAGAGACGAACACAAAGATGGACAAGTTGTTGGAAATAATTAAACTTATCTCTCCTAATCAGGTTGCTATGTCTTTACCAAGTTCTTAAATTATATAGATTGTTTATAAGTTTTACCAAGTTCTAGAGGACTATTTATCTATGTCGGCTTATGTGATATCAGCCATCTAAGTTTTACCAAGTTCTAAATATTTTTTATTGACTCCTTGTGCAGGATGTTGCTGCAATGATATCAGCCATCTAATTATAATCTCGAAAGCTTATCTGATGCTTGGTTGCTGTCGGGGGTTTTAAACTGTAAGAGCTTCGaaacttttttaatttttcttagtATCTTTTTTAGTTTCCCTTCTTCACGAAGAACTTCCAGTTAGGTTATATCTATTATTAGAGCATAGGGATTCGAGTTCCATTAAAATTCATACCACACCCCATTTAGATTATATCTTAAACATTTTTTTGTTCTTGGAATATACTCGAAAAATGGCGGTTTTTTGGGTAGCTAATTGGAAGTATAACGGGGAATCTAGTAATCATAATCATGAAATGCTTACATTAGAGTGGATCTGTTGTTGCTTTACTGGCGCAATCCCCACTTGCATTTCAAGTTTTATGGCTTCCTTGGCGTGATTGAATGCTAGCATAACATGTAAAGAAAAACCACAAATGATAATGGGACACATCAAAAGCAGATAAAGATTACAGACGACGAATTGTCTGCTTTTGCTGTCGCAGTCTCATTTCTACTTTTTCTGTAACTTCGCAAGTTCGCTTGATTACAAATGATGTGGATTTAACTTTTCTTATCAAACGGGTTTCGTTCATTTGTCTGGTTTTACAATCCATCACATAGGTAATATTATGTACATAGAGTGAACAGAGACCATATGGTGTGTTTGTTAACTTAATTTGAACATCATACATTTTCTGGTCATGATATGATTAGCCTAAACACATGATATAGTAATGTCAATCGACACTCGTCAAGTCTAATTCATTTTCATTAGAAATGGTTTCTCTTTTGTAAATGGGGATTGGGTGCAAGAATCAGATGTCGTGGCACCGTTGTTGCCATTTGATGACAGTGACATGCCTAGGAGCAGTTCTAGTATCCAATCACCACTTAAGTTGATTTCTTTTTGGGTCACTGATGCCGATTCAGCGCATAGGACTAAGAAATCTGTAGCAATCAGTGGATTGTTGTTTATGGGCATAACTAGGAATAACTCGTTCAGTTATCAGCTATATGGGAGTGACCCCCAGTTTCAAATGTATCCAGAATTCATAGCAAAAGAGTGAAATAAACGGAGCATAAGACAGCAGCCTGTTGTTGTCGGAAATCATTCTGTTTGATGTACACTTAGGTGTTGGTCATGTGTGTGTAGATGGAGTTCATTCTGTATCATTCTGCAGAAACAAATGCATCAATTTCTAGTGGTCCTTATATATGTATCAATTTGCTAACTccattgtttttttattttcagttGGAATGGAGGTGATTCTAAAgtatacatacatatggttttgtAAAGGAGGTGATT contains:
- the LOC113333941 gene encoding uncharacterized protein LOC113333941 translates to MYFDRSGAWFMVLLASEILVVGHRKMEALRKKAEENGVVESLQQLDGDSYSQTIGPDKRGRYRGVGNCIKPKKRSRGECSSTSNTDDMIKDLQEHIVVIDQDREELRKVNEGLIKSSEETNTKMDKLLEIIKLISPNQDVAAMISAI